One Nicotiana tomentosiformis chromosome 4, ASM39032v3, whole genome shotgun sequence genomic window carries:
- the LOC138909299 gene encoding uncharacterized protein gives MHKADQDRRLIQFLMGLNETYTVVRGSILMMNPLPSIAQAFSLLIQEERQREIKPNNHLALESSALSASTNRPGSFKTNYSPSNNYNNRNKPFCDYCKRPGHIKEKCYKLHGYPQSFSQNQNPNTNHNQTSNFNQNPRQSFNYNHNSNNNQNNKFNRGNRAVANAYVATTDTQPSETEKHAAHDNTQNVSLTQEKYNQLVSLLQQFQSGGGRDCTTSTNIASGAANFAVNMNKSPQSSVPHSIPFIESLCEQPSDSTNITQLSEDFNDQRSPDSTFNPMSPIHVTSLSPSAVPFSLLRDSPQYCYTEQTHAEPVQLRQSQRTHKPPIYLQYYVHSLPHLKTNHVTLNALFSMNHHITSDLLISNSQTLMRNICHDREPSSYEEAVIDPAWQATMIQEFEALYSNHTWDLVTLPPGKQAIGCKWVYKVKYKATTLKVSKPGWLLKATLSRQELFI, from the exons ATGCACAAAGCTGATCAGGATAGGAGGTTGATACAGTTTCTCATGGGATTGAATGAGACATACACTGTAGTTCGAGGCAGTATACTTATGATGAATCCTCTTCCTTCAATTGCCCAAGCCTTTTCATTACTAATTCAAGAGGAAAGGCAGAGAGAAATCAAGCCAAATAATCATTTGGCTTTAGAGTCATCAGCTTTAAGTGCTAGCACAAATAGACCTGGTTCATTCAAGACAAACTATTCTCCCAGTAACAATTACAACAACAGGAACAAACCCTTTTGTGATTATTGTAAGAGACCAGGGCACATCAAGGAGAAATGTTATAAGCTTCATGGATATCCTCAAAGTTTCAGTCAGAATCAGAATCCAAATACAAATCACAATCAGACCTCCAACTTCAATCAAAATCCTAGACAAAGTTTCAACTACAACCACAATTCCAACAACAACCAGAATAATAAGTTCAATAGAGGAAATAGAGCAGTGGCTAATGCATATGTAGCAACCACTGATACACAACCTTCTGAAACTGAGAAACATGCTGCTCATGATAATACTCAGAATGTGAGTCTCACTCAAGAGAAATACAACCAGTTGGTGAGTCTACTGCAACAGTTTCAATCAGGAGGAGGAAGAGACTGCACAACTAGTACTAATATTGCATCAGGAGCAGCAAACTTTGCAG TCAATATGAACAAATCTCCTCAGTCATCTGTCCCTCATTCAATTCCCTTCATTGAGTCTCTATGTGAACAACCCTCTGATAGTACAAATATTACACAACTGTCTGAAGATTTCAATGATCAAAGGAGTCCTGATAGCACATTCAATCCTATGTCACCTATACATGTAACTTCCCTATCACCTTCTGCAGTACCCTTTTCTTTATTACGTGATTCACCACAATATTGTTACACCGAACAGACCCATGCAGAACCCGTCCAACTGAGGCAATCTCAAAGAACTCATAAACCACCTATCTATTTGCAATATTATGTACATTCCCTTCCTCACCTTAAAACAAATCATGTTACCCTAAATGCCTTATTCTCTATGAATCACCACATTACCTCTGATCTACTAATCTCTAACAGTCAGACTCTTATGAGAAATATTTGTCATGACAGGGAACCATCATCATATGAGGAGGCAGTCATTGATCCTGCATGGCAAGCAACAATGATACAGGAATTTGAAGCACTATATTCCAATCACACTTGGGACCTAGTAACTCTGCCACCTGGGAAGCAAGCAATAGGTTGTAAATGGGTCTACAAGGTGAAGTACAAAGCAACAACATTGAAAGTTTCAAAGCCAGGCTGGTTGTTAAAGGCTACACTCAGCAGGCAGGAATTGTTTATATAG
- the LOC104114635 gene encoding RING-H2 finger protein ATL70-like: MNSTIVEDSSEGSDPELSEETFGKNYGYGIGFSLGILVLLAIIAYASYLCIRTRSRNNSNVPNFNPSSSHGSSMTTITVDNDQLVFIQQGLNEDILRNYPKLLYSEAKVHKGEFDVSGCSICLADYKDSDLLRILPDCGHIFHVKCIDPWLRLHTTCPICRNSPLPTPLTTPLVEVIPSAI; encoded by the coding sequence ATGAACAGCACAATTGTGGAAGATAGTAGTGAAGGTTCAGATCCTGAGTTAAGTGAAGAAACCTTTGGTAAGAATTATGGCTATGGCATTGGATTTTCACTTGGAATCCTAGTATTACTTGCAATCATAGCATATGCTTCATATTTATGCATTCGAACGCGATCGCGCAACAATTCTAACGTGCCTAATTTTAATCCATCTTCCTCTCATGGCAGTTCTATGACTACAATTACAGTTGATAATGATCAATTGGTTTTTATTCAACAAGGTTTAAATGAAGATATTTTGAGAAATTATCCAAAGTTATTGTATTCTGAGGCTAAAGTTCACAAAGGGGAGTTTGATGTCTCTGGATGTTCAATTTGTTTGGCAGATTATAAGGATAGTGATTTGCTTAGGATATTGCCTGATTGTGGCCATATTTTTCATGTCAAATGTATTGACCCTTGGCTAAGGCTTCACACAACTTGCCCTATTTGTAGAAATTCTCCACTTCCAACTCCATTGACTACTCCTTTGGTTGAAGTGATTCCATCTGCAATTTAG
- the LOC104114634 gene encoding dnaJ protein homolog, producing MFGRTPKKSDNSKYYEILGVPKSASQDDLKKAYRKAAIKNHPDKGGDPEKFKELAQAYEILSDPEKREIYDQYGEDALKEGMGGGGGAHDPFDIFQSFFGGGGFGGGGSSRGRRQRKGEDVVHPLKVSLEDLYSGTSKKLSLSRNVLCSKCKGVGSKSGASMKCSGCQGSGMKVSIRQLGPMIQQMQHPCNECKGTGEKINEKDRCPQCKGEKVVQEKKVLEVHVEKGMQNGQKITFPGEADEAPETITGDIVFILQQKEHPKFKRKGDDLFVEHTLTLTEALCGFQFVLTHLDSRQLLIKSQPGEVVKPDQFKGINDEGMPMYQRPFMRGKLYIHFTVDFPETLAPELCKNLEAVLPPRPKTQASDMELDECEETTLHDVNMEEEMRRKRQQQAQEAYEEDDDDDDMHGGAQRVQCAQQ from the exons ATGTTTGGGAGAACACCAAAGAAGAGTGACAACTCGAAGTACTATGAGATCTTAGGAGTTCCTAAGAGTGCTTCACAAGATGATTTGAAAAAAGCTTACCGTAAAGCCGCCATTAAAAATCATCCTGATAAGGGCGGCGATCCTGAAAAA TTTAAGGAGCTTGcccaagcctatgagattttgaGTGACCCAGAGAAGCGTGAGATTTATGATCAGTACGGTGAAGATGCTCTTAAGGAAGGAATGGGTGGTGGAGGTGGGGCACATGACCCATTTGACATATTCCAGTCGTTCTTTGGTGGTGGTGGATTTGGCG GTGGTGGAAGCAGCAGAGGAAGAAGGCAAAGGAAAGGGGAGGATGTTGTCCACCCTCTCAAGGTCTCTTTGGAGGATCTCTACAGTGGGACATCAAAGAAGCTATCACTATCTCGCAATGTGTTGTGCTCAAAATGCAAGGG AGTAGGGTCTAAATCAGGTGCTTCAATGAAATGTTCGGGCTGTCAAGGGTCTGGAATGAAAGTTTCTATCAGACAACTTGGCCCCATGATCCAGCAGATGCAGCACCCTTGTAACGAGTGTAAGGGTACTGGTGAGAAAATCAATGAGAAAGATAGGTGCCCACAGTGTAAGGGTGAGAAAGTTGTGCAGGAGAAGAAGGTGTTGGAAGTTCATGTGGAGAAGGGTATGCAGAATGGACAAAAGATTACATTCCCAGGAGAGGCTGATGAAGCG CCCGAAACTATCACTGGGGACATAGTTTTTATATTACAACAGAAGGAACACCCTAAGTTTAAGCGCAAGGGAGATGATCTCTTTGTAGAGCACACCTTGACCTTGACTGAGGCTCTATGTGGTTTCCAGTTCGTCTTGACTCACCTAGACAGCAGACAGCTGCTCATTAAATCCCAACCTGGAGAAGTTGTCAAGCCTG ATCAATTTAAGGGCATAAATGATGAAGGAATGCCAATGTACCAAAGGCCATTCATGAGGGGAAAACTGTACATTCACTTCACCGTGGACTTCCCCGAAACATTAGCTCCAGAGCTGTGCAAGAACCTTGAAGCAGTACTGCCGCCAAGGCCTAAAACACAAGCATCCGATATGGAATTGGACGAGTGCGAGGAGACCACTTTGCATGATGTGAACATGGAAGAAGAGATGCGTAGGAAGAGGCAGCAGCAGGCCCAAGAGGCATACGAGGAAGATGATGACGACGACGATATGCATGGTGGTGCGCAAAGAGTACAATGTGCACAACAGTAA